A genomic segment from Diadema setosum chromosome 11, eeDiaSeto1, whole genome shotgun sequence encodes:
- the LOC140235515 gene encoding serine/threonine-protein kinase PLK4-like, translating to MEDTIENYRVLNLLGRGGFACVYRAKIISTGQEVAIKMIDKKLMQSAGMVIRVKNEVEIHCQLKHPSILELYSYFEDSNYVYLVLEYCQNGELLRYLKKKVKVFTEDEARRFLEEIVVGLLYLHSHGILHRDLTLANILLTRDMHCKIADFGLATQLKIPEEKHYTMCGTPNYISPEIATRSPHGLQSDVWSLGCMLYTFLSGKPPFDTEAVKKTLNKVVLADYVMPPHISMEARDLISKMLRKNPLDRINLSSVLDHPFMDRTKSMISKNQLSSQRPFETSMDSGMATIATASSSHLTSRASSRSRPMRALPIQSLTSVISQGDGSKGQANKENINPSSFTADRHHRHYPHQYQRGGVESSWNSYQTHPPSPPVRQRANHSAFSQSADRYGLTEGLNSKISAAGSTSRALNVQDLRSTHTSRTTSSSSHSSTCLQEGGNRDVHRSHSNNSLYGDTLKNAGNPNDTLVNNYQGNADKGGDSHSCLCPNGDGSIAQPTSRSGQWTSQLHEEAHNVNSRSRTDMSGLLYHNVDAAKHRLFSESDFTGREQRTTPSSTSEDGKLREAHQSGQSSSLNHPDVPTAPGSGAPVDGESTKETNRQLHGDGKTGESSGSHSGSHKRNESSMLDGERTGEMAHRHTRKHEKREGPGGAQNLVQLTPPLNASRLRPIRQRTRNAVVSIMNRGEVCLEFLKSREGQDRVVEVLRISQDGMKVTIYQPNGGKGFPLMEDPPSPPQDSGTATHSYHDLPSRYWKKYQYAARFIQLVRSKTPKVTLYTDQAKCMLMENGPSADFEANFYSGIKIYQTANELVVVEDGGQTSKHPLDGEDARIPGHLRPLIDSFLMWKQHCVDVETAIASLESRHGYGPFFPILLSRKPHQVSSLQQLPARAATTAPAAARNQQASTSASSNHAPATTFSDPSSTIPLGSVTSPSTAAPPSASVCSFDGTICSTTKSVKEGNGRSQRKKTDQEVNVKGRTNSSMKPHLGGKDEVLKAVYVPNVGWASQMSSGEVRVQYSDGGEIQVQASSSAIRFIPANGKAESYGRNSSLPSHIREKLHDMPHVIKHFVSGTQPS from the exons ATGGAGGATACAATTGAG AATTACCGCGTGCTGAACCTCCTTGGGAGGGGTGGGTTTGCGTGCGTCTACAGGGCGAAGATTATCAGCACAGGTCAGGAAGTGGCAATAAAGATG ATTGATAAGAAGCTCATGCAGTCAGCTGGGATGGTGATCAGAGTTAAGAATGAAGTTGAGATTCATTGCCAGCTAAAGCACCCTTCCATTCTGGAG CTCTACAGCTACTTTGAAGATAGCAATTATGTCTACCTTGTGCTAGAGTACTGCCAGAATGGGGAATTGCTCCGCTATCTGAAAAAGAAGGTTAAAGTTTTCACGGAAGACGAGG CTCGTCGCTTCCTTGAAGAGATAGTTGTTGGTTTGCTGTACCTCCACTCACACGGCATCCTACACCGAGACTTGACTCTGGCTAACATCCTTCTGACAAGAGATATGCACTGT AAAATTGCTGACTTTGGCTTGGCCACTCAGCTGAAGATTCCAGAAGAGAAGCACTACACCATGTGTGGCACACCAAACTACATCTCACCTGAGATCGCCACCAGGAGCCCCCACGGTCTGCAGTCGGACGTGTGGTCCCTCGGCTGCATGCTCTACACCTTCCTGAGTGGCAAGCCCCCCTTTGACACAGAGGCTGTCAAGAAGACACTGAATAAG GTTGTGCTGGCAGACTATGTCATGCCTCCCCACATATCAATGGAGGCCAGGGATCTGATCAGCAAGATGCTGAGGAAGAACCCGTTGGACAGGATCAACTTGTCCAGTGTCCTAGACCACCCTTTCATGGACAGGACCAAGTCCATGATCTCCAAGAACCAGCTCTCTTCTCAg AGACCATTTGAAACGTCAATGGACAGTGGCATGGCTACCATAGCAACTGCATCATCCTCTCACCTCACCAGCCGTGCGTCATCTCGCAGCCGACCAATGAGAGCCCTACCCATCCAGTCGCTCACCTCCGTCATCTCCCAGGGGGATGGGTCAAAGGGTCAAGCCAACAAGGAGAACATCAACCCGAGTAGCTTCACTGCTGATCGTCATCACCGGCATTATCCTCATCAGTACCAGAGAGGTGGCGTGGAATCCAGCTGGAATAGCTACCAGACACACCCGCCTTCCCCTCCAGTCAGGCAACGGGCCAATCATAGTGCCTTCTCGCAGTCAGCTGATCGGTACGGATTGACGGAAGGGCTGAATTCAAAGATATCAGCTGCAG GGTCTACTAGCAGGGCATTGAATGTCCAAGATTTAAGATCGACTCACACTAGCAGGACCACATCATCGTCTTCCCACTCATCCACTTGTCTCCAGGAGGGTGGCAACCGTGATGTCCATCGTAGCCATAGCAACAATAGTCTCTATGGAGACACACTCAAGAATGCTGGTAATCCCAATGATACCCTTGTGAACAACTACCAGGGAAATGCGGACAAAGGAGGTGACAGCCACTCGTGCTTGTGTCCAAATGGTGATGGATCGATAGCACAACCTACCAGTCGCAGTGGACAGTGGACATCACAATTGCATGAGGAAGCACATAATGTTAATTCAAGAAGTAGGACTGACATGTCAGGGCTTCTGTATCACAACGTGGATGCGGCAAAGCACAGACTATTTTCCGAATCAGACTTCACTGGTAGAGAGCAGCGCACGACACCTAGCAGCACTTCCGAGGATGGAAAATTGAGGGAGGCGCACCAGAGTGGCCAATCTTCCTCACTCAACCATCCTGATGTGCCGACCGCTCCAGGCTCCGGGGCACCTGTTGATGGAGAGTCAACCAAAGAGACCAATCGGCAACTTCATGGGGATGGAAAGACTGGAGAATCAAGTGGCAGCCACAGTGGCAGCCACAAGCGCAATGAGAGTAGCATGCTCGACGGGGAGAGGACTGGGGAGATGGCGCACAGACACACCCGAAAGCATGAGAAGAGGGAAGGGCCAGGAGGAGCCCAAAACCTGGTTCAGCTAACCCCACCTCTGAATGCAAGCAGACTTCGACCAATCAGACAACGTACAAGGAATGCTGTG GTGAGCATCATGAATCGCGGGGAGGTCTGCCTCGAGTTCTTGAAGAGCAGAGAGGGGCAAGATCGGGTGGTGGAAGTCCTCCGGATATCTCAAGATGGAATGAAG GTGACTATCTACCAGCCCAATGGAGGCAAGGGATTCCCCCTCATGGAGGACCCACCGTCCCCGCCCCAGGACAGCGGCACAGCCACCCACAGCTACCATGATCTGCCCTCGCGCTACTGGAAGAAGTACCAGTATGCCGCCCGCTTCATTCAGCTGGTCCGCTCCAAGACGCCCAAGGTCACGCTGTACACGGACCAGGCCAAGTGCATGCTGATGGAGAATGGTCCCTCGGCTGACTTTGAGGCTAACTTCTACTCAG GGATCAAGATCTACCAGACTGCCAATGAGCTGGTGGTTGTTGAGGATGGAGGGCAGACCAGTAAGCATCCACTGGATGGGGAAGATGCCAGGATACCTGGCCACCTGAGACCTCTCATCGACAGCTTTCTCATG TGGAAACAGCATTGTGTCGACGTGGAGACAGCCATTGCTAGCCTTGAATCCAGGCATGGTTATGGACCTTTCTTTCCAATCTTATTATCCAG AAAACCACATCAAGTGTCTAGTCTGCAGCAACTTCCAGCCAGAGCGGCAACAACAGCACCTGCTGCTGCTCGCAATCAACAAGCCTCTACGTCGGCCAGTTCTAATCATGCACCCGCAACAACTTTCAGTGACCCCAGCTCTACCATTCCCCTGGGGTCTGTCACCTCTCCCAGCACGGCCGCCCCACCCTCAGCCTCTGTGTGCTCCTTCGATGGCACAATATGCAGCACGACCAAGAGCGTCAAGGAGGGCAATGGACGGTCGCAGCGAAAGAAGACTGACCAAG AGGTCAACGTCAAAGGCAGGACAAACTCTTCCATGAAGCCACACCTGGGAGGGAAGGATGAAGTCCTGAAAGCTGTCTACGTCCCTAATGTAGGATGGGCATCACAG ATGAGCTCTGGGGAGGTGCGAGTCCAGTACAGTGATGGCGGAGAGATCCAGGTCCAAGCCTCATCCTCAGCAATCCGATTTATTCCAGCTAATGGCAAGGCTGAGAG CTACGGCCGCAATTCTTCCTTGCCAAGTCACATCCGAGAGAAGCTCCATGACATGCCCCACGTCATCAAACACTTCGTCAGTGGCACCCAACCCTCCTGA